aaaaaaaaatatcagaccataaaaagcccttaattttcataataaaccttgccccaaacacgatacatttcccattgaaattacatgggattttgccactttttacaaatattttttttcactggAACTGTCTCGTTTATAGGActaaaaaagtcatattcttatacagaattgaatgctctacaaaaaacgtctggacaatttttcgatatactcaccactttaaaagttattcaaggttaaagttaactttTGGGTAACTTCTGGGTAACTTCTGggtaatttctggaattttcgaacttttacggcaaattgaatttttttttgtaaaattcaattgctTATTCTAACAAATATATTATGCTTATagttttaagataaaaaataagaaaaatttgcaaatcaaatcaaatttaaaccatTTGAGTACTCAGATTTCCTTTATTAAACATTCCTTAGTTAcatttgaatacttttttttatactcgtatacaacTTGAATTACATAttgtttttcttcttcactTCTTGCTAAAATATTAACATATTCTTCGGCTAATTTTACAGCCCTCTCTGCTGAATCATTAACAACTcgcaatttttttacaatttccaagCCTCTCACATATTCTGGATCCTCTAACCACTCAGTACAACTTAATTGCAAAAATCTAGTATCAATATTAAatctttcgaaaaattttaaagaatttgaatttataaaataatcaatAGTTTTATTTGTGAACCATTTAAAATCTTCCACATTAAAGATGAAACGTTTAGGAATCTCAAACTGTTCGCCTTTACTGACTTTTAAAGCCTTAACCATTTTTTTCTTGACGCTGagagatatatttttatcgaaaaatgaTAAGGCCGCTGCTTCAGGACTCAAGTACCATAAAtggtttcgaaatttttgaagaatggCATTAGACAAATCTTTATCTATCATTCTATAATTGTAAacagattttataaatttaatatcttgATCTGGTGCAGCTGCAGCTAAAGGAGCAGAGTACCAATAAGGtacgtaaataaaaacaataaataatgaaatctcgtacaaacttttttcatcttcagCGCTTAATTTAATACTGTTCCGAaagatgtatatttttaaactgtaaATGGCTTTCGCCATCCATCGAGCATGATGAAAAGCCCCCGGTTTGTAAAATTTCGTTTTCTCAACTTCCATAGtgcctaaaaatattttgcttaattctAGTAGTTCTTTGTAGTCATCACGAGGTGAACTAGTTTTAAGCAATTCATCGATTTTCGAACTTGTTTCCGGTATTTtatcttttaacattttttttattccgtTTTTTTGTAGAGGTTTATAATCTGTTTTGTCAATAGAATTCCACTGGCTTTGAAAATTCTTAAACAGTGCTACATTAGGTCCGGTTGTACCTGGCATTTTTGTGGAGTAAACACTAGATAACACCAATTCATAGATATGATGCCTACAAGGAAGGTATAATAAGTCAGTCTCCATTTTACTTTCAAGAATCACAGCAGCTCCTTTTCTGAAGCCGAAATTCGAATTCGTGGTATCGCAGCAGAGTGCTTTGACAGCCTTATTCAATCCCCACTCGCAAATCGTGTTATATATTTCCTCAGCTTGTGTAAAACCATGTCCATCTGACAATGCAGGCACTCCGAGCAATTTTTCCTGCccattaaaactaattataatAGGAAGTCGTTCAATGCGCTCTGAAGTCATACTATCAGGAATCAATTTTCCATCCCAATGAATCACTCCACTATCAACTACACTTTcaccaaacaaaattttaatattttcagccattttttttctaatttttgacCGTAACCCATGATAAGAACTTTTATTCAAGATAAGAACATGAGGATTCAATCCTAGAGCTGGTGCCAAAGCTGAAACAAGTCGAACCGATCCTCGATAAGAAATTTTACAGCTGTCAAAGgcagcaacaacatcatcaGTAAAAATACTGGTAGTTCCTCGGATATTTTTTGGCTTGTAATATCTTCCAGTTCCCTCAAACTCTGACACTAATGTTGACTGTGAGTTGCTCACAGTTTCGCCACTGGATTTCATGAAATCCGGAGTTCCTGACGAGCACAGTGCATCGATATCTAAGCAGAAGTAAAACGATTTTAGTGTCATGGTTTTAGATTTTCTGAATACCTTACAATGgctttatattttgttaacacTTCAGAAtgttatattttaacaaaaatcaaaatggtgatttaaagagaatgaaataaaatttttagcttacCAGATGTCTGATCATTTCCACTTTTTGAAATAGGATCTGTCGTAAAAGTGTCAGCTTGAGTTACAACTTTGTTTTCATCACCAACTTGATTGTTATTTTCAGGTGATAAAAGAACCTCAGctacaattatatatttaatcaaaaattaatacattagaataaataattttaaaatagtcAATTAatgaaactaattatttaattgtGATTCAAATTACCAATTTCATTTgttgtttcattaatttttgcggctgtaagatgaaaaatccGTTGAGATCGTTGATCaatcaaaaattgtttcttttccTCACCAATTAATTCAAAAACGTTACCATGAGCTATATCAAATAATTGGTTGAGTGTACTGGAAAAATTTTTCTCTTTGGTTTCTTTAGGTCGGTGGACGTGTTTTTGAGCATTCCTGTACTCTTTATGGAgagttttcaattttaatttacaacGTGAAATAATTTGCGTTGGAATCTCCGCTATATTCCAAATCTCTCTAACTTCACTTATAACACTTACAACGCTGTCATCGATTGATTTTTTGAGATTTCTTGAGTGATGATATAAGAGTTGCAAAACCTGTTTATtcgttggtaatttttttttattgagagaactcATCCTTTTTCCAATCATAAATAGATTACTCCTCAGATTCATCGATTGATTGTcactcatttttaaaaataagtgtAAATTGATAATGGTTAATACACTGctcaaatttttactttatttcgaTGGTTAATGTGAATGGaggttttaagtttttatttatggaGTACTCTCCAGGTACCATCCAATTCATTTGAAGGACAACTAAGCACAATTCTATGTTTAACTCAAtcttatatagaaaaataatatgcaAGCGAACTGGCGAAAATAATAATGTTGTTATTGCATACGGGACAATGGTCTGACCAAAGAACAGTATAATCGTATGATGTGGCAAGCTAAAACGCATCACCTGATAATCGTGCTTCTAGTGGTTTTTGTATACTGCACAATGGTCTGACCCAAACAACGGTAGAAATCCCGAAACGAAAATGCGTCACTGAAAATGGTAATCCCAGATAGGGCATCGTGTACCTGGATAATGGTGATGCCAAATTGCACAGTATAACTCATATAactcatataaattaaatgaatttattattaatcgTTAACAACATGTGCTTAATTACTCTTCATGTTTCAAAGTTTTTTGCCGAAACatcaaagaaattatattttttagaataaacaattgaattttacaaaaaaaaattcaatttgccgtaaaagttcgaaaattccagaaattaccCAGAAGTTACCCAGA
The sequence above is drawn from the Bactrocera tryoni isolate S06 unplaced genomic scaffold, CSIRO_BtryS06_freeze2 scaffold_11, whole genome shotgun sequence genome and encodes:
- the LOC120779545 gene encoding uncharacterized protein LOC120779545, translated to MSDNQSMNLRSNLFMIGKRMSSLNKKKLPTNKQVLQLLYHHSRNLKKSIDDSVVSVISEVREIWNIAEIPTQIISRCKLKLKTLHKEYRNAQKHVHRPKETKEKNFSSTLNQLFDIAHGNVFELIGEEKKQFLIDQRSQRIFHLTAAKINETTNEIAEVLLSPENNNQVGDENKVVTQADTFTTDPISKSGNDQTSDIDALCSSGTPDFMKSSGETVSNSQSTLVSEFEGTGRYYKPKNIRGTTSIFTDDVVAAFDSCKISYRGSVRLVSALAPALGLNPHVLILNKSSYHGLRSKIRKKMAENIKILFGESVVDSGVIHWDGKLIPDSMTSERIERLPIIISFNGQEKLLGVPALSDGHGFTQAEEIYNTICEWGLNKAVKALCCDTTNSNFGFRKGAAVILESKMETDLLYLPCRHHIYELVLSSVYSTKMPGTTGPNVALFKNFQSQWNSIDKTDYKPLQKNGIKKMLKDKIPETSSKIDELLKTSSPRDDYKELLELSKIFLGTMEVEKTKFYKPGAFHHARWMAKAIYSLKIYIFRNSIKLSAEDEKSLYEISLFIVFIYVPYWYSAPLAAAAPDQDIKFIKSVYNYRMIDKDLSNAILQKFRNHLWYLSPEAAALSFFDKNISLSVKKKMVKALKVSKGEQFEIPKRFIFNVEDFKWFTNKTIDYFINSNSLKFFERFNIDTRFLQLSCTEWLEDPEYVRGLEIVKKLRVVNDSAERAVKLAEEYVNILARSEEEKQYVIQVVYEYKKKYSNVTKECLIKEI